The genomic DNA GGGTGAGCCAGCCGCCGCGGCCGTCGAAGGCGGCGTCCTGCCAGCGGGCGGCGTTGAGGCAGGCCCGGGTCGGGCCGGTCGGGCGGGGCTCGGGGGTGAACGAGGCGGGGACGATCAGGCCGTGCGCGTCGTACGGCTGCGGCCGGTCCATGAACCGCCCCACGCAGTCGCGGGTCAGTTCGCGGCCGCACGAGTCCATCGCGTCGGTCAGCCACTGGGCCGCCGCCCATCCCTCCAACTCCCAGGCGGAGAGCAGTGGTTCGCGGTCCGGGTAGTAACGGGCCATCGCCTCCCGGAACTCCTTCACGGCGGGCTGCCCGACGTCCTCGTAGTTGCGCGAGGAGGAGGTCGCCCACAGGGAGTTCCGGCAGTCGGGCGAGTCCCGGTAGGCGGTGCGCGCGGTCGCGGACCAGTTCTGCACGTTGGTCACCTTGGCGGTGAGCCGTACGTCCGCCGCGTCCAGTGCCTGGCAGAGCGCCGCGTTGCCCCGGGTGTCCATCGCGTCCAGCAGCAGCTCGGTGCCGTCGGCCTTCATCGCCGCGGCCACCGCCTGGAAGTTGGGGAGTGCCAGGTCGACGCTCTGGCTGAGCACCCGGAACCCCTCCGCCCGCAGGCCCTCCTCCAACTGCTTCGCGTAGCGCGCCGAATCGGCCTGGTTGTAGGAGACGACGGCCGCGCTGCGGGCCCCCAGCCGCTCCTTGAAGAAGCGGTACACCTCGGTCGACTGGTACAGCGTGCCGTTCCAGCCGACCGAACGGCCGTCGCGCGGCGCGCTGCTGCCGTAGATGCTGTAGAGGTGCGGCCAGCGGTCGTACGCCGTGCCGATCGGCTGCCCGCCGATGTCGGGCACGCCCTTGCCGCTGACGTACGGCGCGCCCGCGTAGTCCAGCACGCTGCCGGCCACCAGGGCGAAGACCTGCTCGCGGTCGATCAGTCGGTGCACGCAGTCCTGGTTGCCGATGCCGCTGCCGCCGTCGTCGCAGGTCACCACCTTCACGGTCCGTCCGTGCAGGCCGCCCCGGTCGTCGAGGGCCCGCAGGAAGGCCTGGGCTCCGTAGCGCGGACCCGAGAAGGTCTCGCTGCCGACCGGCGAG from Kitasatospora terrestris includes the following:
- a CDS encoding ABC transporter substrate-binding protein translates to MTRRSGPARAVGRRRRRAAALAGVLLALAGCGSRLPESDFSAPPGSPQSGGSTDTGVTAGEIRIGIITSLTSPVGSETFSGPRYGAQAFLRALDDRGGLHGRTVKVVTCDDGGSGIGNQDCVHRLIDREQVFALVAGSVLDYAGAPYVSGKGVPDIGGQPIGTAYDRWPHLYSIYGSSAPRDGRSVGWNGTLYQSTEVYRFFKERLGARSAAVVSYNQADSARYAKQLEEGLRAEGFRVLSQSVDLALPNFQAVAAAMKADGTELLLDAMDTRGNAALCQALDAADVRLTAKVTNVQNWSATARTAYRDSPDCRNSLWATSSSRNYEDVGQPAVKEFREAMARYYPDREPLLSAWELEGWAAAQWLTDAMDSCGRELTRDCVGRFMDRPQPYDAHGLIVPASFTPEPRPTGPTRACLNAARWQDAAFDGRGGWLTQVPDMTTTCFDVPQLPYQP